The DNA segment AATTTATTCTACTAATACTAAATAGTTGAGCTTGTTTGTACATAGTTTATTTGGTATTTGAATTTGAGCCTAGAACTTGTTATGGAGCCTAAAACTCTCTAAAATTtgagccatcctcctgccttagcctcctgaggtGGGATTAAAGGCTCCGGTTAACCTTTGCTGATCCACTCTACACATCCAGGTAGGCTGAGGCTGATTCAGGCACATCCCAGAGCTTTATAAACAACTGGATCTCCACCTGGTTGTCAGACTTCCAGAAGCCCAGGGAAGTGAACACAGCTCTTCCTCCACAATCCAGACTTTCTCTCATCCACCAGGTCACAGCGAACCCAGTTCCAAGACTCTGTGGAGTACACCCAAGCTCTGGAAGGAAAATGCAGGTGATTTGGAAggccgtggggggggggggggggaatccacTTTTGTGTTTTGTAGAGGATAACTGAAATATCTGTCTTCAATTGCTTTCATAAATTTTATAGCTAAATGAATGTCCCTACCATACATCTCCTCTCCGTATGAATATGGAACCATTTGGTGCTCAGAGCAAGCCTGATGGAAGGCATTGTGGGCTGTGTCCACGGCCAAGACAACTTGGCGAAAACATAGTTAACTACCTTGAAGCCATGTCTGCAATTAGCAGACATACAGAAGTTGGTCCTCTCCTTGTACTTGTCCTTTCTGATTTTCCCTTTGTTTAAGGCAGCATCTCATTGAACCAAGGCTAGGCCACACCCACTATACAGCcaagatgaccctgaacttctgaacctgccTCCACCCCTTAGAAGAGAGATAGGATTATAGAATCATGCCGAGCACTCTCCTTACGTCTTTCCTGACCTATCATTATTTGTTCATCTAATTCATCTGATCTCTTCATGTATCTGAATCAAAGCTGGAGTTTATGAGGACGCATAGATACAGATGTGTAGCACTAGGATAACAAAAAGGAGTTCGGCGAGAAAGGGGAACGAAGGGAGTGGCAGAGGTCTACAAAGGAGAGGGACTTTGGGAGCTCCTCCAATGTTCATGGATGTTTCCCCTGGTGAGGATGGACCGGCATCTGTAGAACAGGAGTGAAGAGTCCATTGTCTTTGCGATGCTGCAAGGGGCTGGGTCCGGAACCTGCTCACAGCTGAGAGACAGAATCTTGTTGCACGAAACAGTTTTAAcacattctttatttgtttctgagCAGAGAGAAGCAAACCAAGGTGAAAGTTTGGAAAACACCGAAGAATCCAATGTGGGAAAGAGTgtgaaggaggaagaacaaaggCCCTCAGGTATTCAGAGGCAACTCTGAGCTAAAAACCAAAATCTTCTATCATAGTTTTACATATATACAGGCTTATACAAGACTCCAGATGTGGACAGCTGAATCAAGAATGGACTTGAACTCAGTAGTCCTAGGTTTCTGTCCTTCTTGCATGAGACCCTAAATTTTGAAAGCTGTTAGTGCCTCCCTGGGAGAGAGGAACCTTGAGTCTGGGCAGAACAATGTCCCCAGGTAGCACTTGTCCTGTAGCAGCCCTTTCTATTCTGCAATGCATTTCCTATGACTGAAGACACCTACGCATACTTGTAAGTGAGTGTGCTCCACACTGCTAAGAGCAGGACGGATAACAAGTCCGAGTTTGCACGCACATGTTCCTAATGCCCTGGTGTCTGAATGAAGACATCTCTGGCTTGCCAGTGTGCAGAAAGGGTCTCTAAGGAGCTCAGATGCACATGTGCATTGCATCAAAGGCACTCATCACAGCCCTCCGTCCCTTGCAGGTCGTTCCCGTAGCTCATGGACCGACTCTGAAATCAGGGTCTTCCTGCAGGAGTGGGAAGTAGTCGAACAGGAAATGGGCCAACCAGGCAGGAagctccacaagaagaccaagtcTCTTTGCCAGCGCCTCTATCAGCAGGGCCTGAAGAAGAGCTGGAAAAGCTGTTTCCACCTGCTGCTGAGCCTGCAGGACCTGCACAGGACGCTCTGCAATGAGAGACCAGGGATTGAACCCTTGTTTTCTCCTTATTCAGAGGCTCTGTACAGGATCCTGGGCTCCACTCCCCATGAAAGCTGGTTCCCAGGTTAGTCTCTTCTGTATCCGCCTTTGGGTTCTCTAGAGAGCAGCATCAGGTGACCTGTCCTTCATGAGCACAGAGCAGAGCACACCATGTGGGAATCCCCATTCCCACAGGCCTCCACTGCACATAGCAGCATAAATGTCTGTcctctctgtttgtctgtgttcCTCTGTCACCCCAAGAGATTGAAATTTGGACCTGTTCAGGATAGACCAAGCCACACAGGACAGCCCATTGCTAGACGTGATTCAGAGAAAGTGAGGGTGACATACTTATGAAttctgtttctcctccctctcaggTCCTCTCTACGATGAGGCTGATGACTCCATGCTCCCTGTGTACCCTCAACCTCCCATGTACCAGCCTTCAGATTATGGCATCACTGTTCCTTCTGCACAGCTTCAAGGGAACCCAGTGCCAATGATGTGCCAGGAGGATTCCCCGTTTCCCACATGGGAGCCCTGGAATCCCAGCTATCCACTGTCAGTTCCACACCTACTTCCTGGCTTTGCCCCAGGAGACCCCAGCCTCCAGCAGCCATGGTCAATGTGTGATTTACACCAAGATCCCCAATGAAGAGAAGTGGAGATTTTCTGTTTATTCCCTGTAAACCTCCGGATCATGCGATATTGTGGATTTAGGCATCTTTCTCTACCtcataagagaagaaaatgtgaaattaaatGAAGGTCCACGAAGAACTCCCTCGTGCCTTATCCTTGTAGCTTCAGCGGGGTCCATAACAAAGAGGGGCAGTGGATCGTTATTTGAGGTTCACATGGCCCCCTGGAACTCGCCCTCTCCTGTCAACATCCGTCTGACTCCTGGCATGGAATCTCCTCTCCCACAAAGGGCAACCTCCACTTTCATAGACGCCTACTCGTGCCTCCTTCATTCTCTCGCCCCCTTGTTACGGGATCTTTGTCCAGTGTGTCACAGTCTCAAATTCTCCACCACACGAGCGGCGTGCCCAGAGCTGCATATATAGCTGAGCGGTCAAGCAACGGATCGTTCAGCTACACAGACCTTGGTTCATCTGCAGCAATGAAAAAATAACCAAAGATTGATTTAGTCTCAACATCGGACGTATTCGTAGGATAGGAAGAAACATAAACAGAGCGGCGGCTGAGATCGGGCTCCATATTGTCACAGACTTCATCAGCACTTGATCCACAGTGGTGGCAATATCTGTTGAGACTCAGGTGCTTTGGGCTTCTGGGAGGAATTATGTTACTAGTGCTacttattagttctttgagagctTGAAGACTCAGTCCGTGACCCACtgctcctcttttctctttttaagtatGGCACTCACTGCTTTAGCTCTCCATGTGTTGGCTCACCCACCCTTCCATGGCTGCCATTTGCTTTTTGTTCCCTCAGCCTTATGTTCTGCCTGGCTAGCCGTTTTTGTTCCAGAGAGGGGAGTGTGCCTGCGTTAGCGTCCTTATTTTTCTGCAATGAAAtcaggaagggggggggggcacaggCACGAATGTAATAAGCAGAGGACATTTGCGTGTCTTAACCCATCATTGTAGATTCTGTAGTAAAGGGAACTTTCCCTCAGGATATGAAGGCAAATTAAAGCACTTTTTATGGCTGGCAATAATCCTACCATATAAGCAGAATCTGACATAACATCTAAGGGTCTTCTAATTAACTGTAATGTAGGAGCCAAAACAGCCATATATACCTGTTTGTCTGAAAAACGAATTACTAAAAGATTGGTTAATATCCAGGCCTGGAATCCGTCCTACACCGTTAGACCAGCCATCAATAAGTTACATAAAGACCTTTGGAATGGGGTTATGTTGGACAATTTGCTAGTCACAAATTGAGTTCATATAAGGAAAATACCATAGCTTGCCTGCTGAAGTAAAATTTCTAATTCTTGAACAAAAATCTATGAATGAGATGTAAAAATCCATTGTGTTTGGTAATGCTCTTAAAAACTGCTTACTGGGTAGTGGTAATGTAATTGTTGACATCGGGTCCTCCCTTATTTACCAAGTGAGCAAGAGTAAGGTAAGCAGTCAATGCTTTATGACCCTTATGGTCTAAATAAATCCATTCCAAAGGTTTGTCCCGTTGTGCTGAAATAGCTGTGAAAGCCAGTTTAGAGAAGAAAATCATTACGTCGAAAGGATGGGACGTATCCACTGGATACACAAATGCCTCTTTTAGTCTGGATTGACATGCCTATGTTTCTTTTCTTGCCTCTTGAGATAATATATAAAGACCGTTCAACAACTTAGGTATTCCTAAGGCATACCACAGGCTTTCCTAAGGTATGATGTAGCCAATTAATACTGCCTAATAATGTCCGAAAGTGTTAAGTGTTTTTAAATTGTCTTGTGTAATGGACATCTCATCATGGTTTCACAGTTGTTCTAATTACTAGTAGCTACCCCAGATATTGTAGTGTCTGATCTCTGGGCATTTTCCTGGGTGGTAATAGGCTCATTTTTACGTAGCCTATCTGGAGTCCTGTCATATATGAAGTGTAGCTCT comes from the Rattus norvegicus strain BN/NHsdMcwi chromosome 10, GRCr8, whole genome shotgun sequence genome and includes:
- the Msantd5l1 gene encoding putative uncharacterized protein MSANTD5 — encoded protein: MQREANQGESLENTEESNVGKSVKEEEQRPSGRSRSSWTDSEIRVFLQEWEVVEQEMGQPGRKLHKKTKSLCQRLYQQGLKKSWKSCFHLLLSLQDLHRTLCNERPGIEPLFSPYSEALYRILGSTPHESWFPGPLYDEADDSMLPVYPQPPMYQPSDYGITVPSAQLQGNPVPMMCQEDSPFPTWEPWNPSYPLSVPHLLPGFAPGDPSLQQPWSMCDLHQDPQ